tcaaattcaatataattttctttcatttttttaaagacatttctccatttcaacatttgacatgttgtctttggGCTATTTTTTAGATCAATATGGGGTTTTAACATTTTGCAGACGATCacactctgtttttatttacattttacacaacgtcCCAACTTTTCAGGGAAATGGGGTTTTAGTTTTGTGCTTTAGCTGTTTTTAATTCTCCGTTAAATGCGTAAGCTGAAATATAAAACAGGCAAAGaaactgttgttttgtgtttgtggagatAATAAGACAATCAGAGGTTTTGGTTTACACACTGGTAGGCGATGATAAGAGTTGGCATGCAGAGGCACTGAGTTGCGAGACTTTGTCGGCCTATATTCTCTGGACATGCTTCGCtctcactcacaatctgagttTTCTACTATACAAAATTAGTACAGAGCTTCCAATGTTGGCATTCACTTTTTCATACAGTTGCATCACAGAATAAACGTTACCGATCCATTCatttacagtatatacatatatactttaCATAACATGTATATATGCTGTGAATAATACATGCAGCATATTAAACCCTCCTTGAATCATATCTTTGCATCGTAACAGGTCTCAAAGAATAACTTGTTGTCTTCAtgtatttgtttctctttcttactTGATAACTTGCAGCACAGGCCCAGTAAAAAATATTGGGTCACTGTGTTTCAATATCCCTGCAAACCAAAGCACTGGCTCAGTATTACCCACCATTACAGGCAAAGCAAAGGCATCAGCACATCAGCTAACGTTATGCATCCCGGCACATACTCAAGTCAGCTTGATGCACGTGCCCCTCTCCTCAAATCAGGCTTTGAATTTGTACGACCGCCTCTGTGCACAAAGATCAGTAGGTGCTTCAAAACTCACCAAAATGGCCTTTTTTCCTACATATGACATCAAAGTGATTTGCTGATTTGGTAATATTGATCACCTTTATGTCACATGTGATGTCCAGCATTAATTTCAGGCaacatttgaatttgttttttgtaatcaTACTGACCTCTTGGTTGGCTTGAACAAGATATATGCAGTGCAACTTTGACAGATTTAAGTTTAGGAATCATTAAATTGTCATGCTAAAATACACAAACGCTCCAAGGTTCGGGATGTGTAAACATTCCTAGGGTTAAGTAGACTGGTAGAGTACATACATCAGGTGCTGTGTTGTAGTTTGTGGAGGTATTAAATGCGGCTGTTCGGCAATAAGAAGGAGCAGAAAGGTATGGTTATATCCCTGCCTTTGGAGAGCGAGTTGGGAAAAGATGGGGAGACCTGAGGAGTAAACTCTCTGTGATTGTACTCATCTTGCATCTGCTTTGTTGTTGGGGTTTGTGATGGAAAGGTTGGGTGCGATCCAATCTGCTGGCCAGTTTGGACCGCTCAGGAAACTCTCCTGTTATGAGGGCACTTGACTGTCACTCTGCTAAGTGTTGCTCTAAATCTTTATGTCTACTGTGCTAATCTGGATTTAAcctctaatttaaaaaaaatctgtttttatttgcgCACTTCAacaaaactagaaaaaaaaacactggctCTGTGGTGATAAGGCAACTGATTCATAGTTTAACAGATAGTAGGGTGTCTGCTCATCTGATCAAAGACAACAAAGCTAAGATAACGCAATACATAATTTATTCAAACAATATCAGAAACTGCCTCTcacccaaaataaaaaagatatgGCATATCTTTGTTTGGATTGAACATTAAGGTGGTTGTTTAAATAGTTGGGAAGAGGTCAGCCCTGTCAGGGAGGTGGAGCCTACAGCTGCCTGGATGGTGTTAATGGCACTGATAAAGATTGATTATTGTGTCCAGGATTATGTAAAATCATTTGATATGGCCAGAGAACTTCAACGTCCGGGCACTGGTGTTTGGAGGTTAGGCTACAGGAATATAAGTAAAGAAGGGGGTGGGGGAAGACATCCCAAGGTCCTTCTACTGCTCATCCATCTCAGTAAGATCAGAGTTGGAGGACGGCGTCGGCGATGACTGGAGATGGTTGGAATCTGGAAGTGGGCTCAGCTTAGAGCTCTGCGGGACCCCACTTTTGGCAGGGTCGGGAAGGGTCAGGGTTTCTGGGGCAGATTTCTTGCGTGGTCGGTCCTTGGGGACAGAGAGGGACTCAGGAGCATCAGTGCACATAGGGGTGGTGGGGGCGCTGGCGGGGCCGGTGAGGGCACAGGAGGACAGGGGCGTCTCGCTGATGGAGATCGACGGGGGAAACATCCCGATCTTCTGGTTGGTGGCCTCCTGGATGGTGCGCTCAAACTCTCTCACCTCATCCATCGTCATGTCTGGATCGGAAAGAGATCAATTGAGACTAATCAGAGGAAGAAGCCGGAAAGTATTTTGTCTCAATAGAAACTTTTGGGGTTGATCATTGTCATAAATTCATTTCATTATTGAGACCATATGTATACCAATAATAATATGAAAAATGTGTATCTGCTCTGAATTAATAACTGAAATCTTTTGTGTCTCTATCAGTGGCGGCTGGTCAATAGAGGGGGCTAGGGCACCGCCCATCCACTCCCCACAAGTAGAATGAGAGACCTTCACTGAATAATATTATTCAAAATCAGTTTTCAATAAAGGCTAACGCTTACATCTACAATTTTTTTAGGGCGAGGtaaataatatgtttttattgagtAAAATCTataatctgaaataaaaatttAGTTTTGAAATGTTATTCCGGGTGCGAGACCCTGGGTCTCCAATGACTCGTGTTAGAAGTTGCACATTTGCTCCTCTATGATAGGTGAGAGAGGAGCTTCTCTGGGCGCTAGAAAATGAGCTCATGATGCATTACACACCACCACCCAAAAGTAGCAGCAGAGGGATACATCCAATGAACTGAGAAATAAATAGCGAGTCAAgcagtgtcactggatcagagcattGACTGTTTATATAgatggatcagagcagcagaacaGACTAGCATAAGTCAGCAGTTTGCTTAAGTTCCTTTCCACAGAGTTTATGAAACATATGCATGTAAGTACGAGTGCATATGGTGTTGTTTGTTCAGTATGTTAAATATAACATATTGTTTCCTAGGCTAAGATTATCACGATGCTAATGCTGTTAGCCAGTAAATTGCATTTTCCAGTATGTGCATTTTCCAGTatgttccagtgtgtgtgtagttatcCCAGTACATCTGTGAGAAATTGGGGAAACATTGCACTAGCCGCCACTGGTCTCTATCTCTTTGTGTCACGGGAGGTCAATTTTTTAATCACTCGGCTCACATAGCTTAAATTTGACCATTTAAGTGTCCAACTGTACCCAAAGCATGTGTTAATCCGAGATCGACATGGACTCTGATATGTTTGAGAGGACTCGCCGGTCACAGATTTCTCTAAAACAGGTTGAAAAATGGGTCGATTCCGGTCACCGGCCGTTCGATTGTTGCACCAGCAAAACTCATATTCTTTAACAGCCGAGATGTTtctacatgtttacatgtgtgcTACCTTGTGTTTCTGAGAcaccttttttaaacctgtggGTTATTTTGGTAGACTTCAATGCCTATACTCTACAGAGTTAACCGATGCATTGTTAGGATCAACAAGGGACAGAATGAATGGACGTACATGAACAGTTAAATGCTACCATAACAACTTATTTCACAGTCACCAGTCAAAACATGAGGTACAGGACAGCAATGGAGTaaagaaacaatgaaaaaagacaTACGCTTGCTTTGTCATGGATCTCTATGTCATCCAGTGAAGATGGGTTTGTTGTGGAATGCTCTTGCTGCTCATGGCAAACTTTAATGTTGGTTTTCTCATGCATTTGTTTCTCGTAATCCCGCACGTCATCCAAAGTCATATCTGGaagaaggggggaggggtggaACCAGGGGTCAAAATGTTGGTAATGTCTCTGTCATGGTACTCCGGTTGACAGAAAGTAAGAGACAGCGAGGGTTAGGTGGCCAATGTGCATTCGATGGGTAAGTAAATAAGGGGTTGTAGCAAATGAATACAGCTTTAAAAGGTCAAGGTGCTTTCTTTGCATGACCAAGAGAGTGCACAGGAGACAGCTGCACAGATCAGAGCCACAACAGGAAAAAGGGAGGAAACAAGGTATAAAGCTCAAGGATATTTCAAGACAAGGGAGAAGGATTAACAATCCACACCCAAGGAATAGGTTGGATCTTTGGAAGCAAAAGAAAGAACATCATTTTCGTATGTGGAAAGACCGAGGGCGTGTTTTGAAGCTTCCAGGCTGGAGGGAGTTGTGATAGGAAGGTTAGTGGttgcagagagaagaggaataAAGATAACAGCGTTTTGTGTTCATGCCCTGAAGCTATGGAAAACAGCTCAACAGTTGAAAGTCATTAAATGAGTTACAACTGTGGCTGCACAGGGGTCTGCTTCCTGAGCTTCAGTGAGAAGATATTtcgttgtacctgtacatatgagagcacagttcaccgaagttaaattccttgtgtgtgtaagcatacctagccaataaatctgattctgagtCTGATTTTCTGGTGTGAATTTCTCATTATTCCACAATATCTTTGAGCTGTTTTTGGTGATTTAGGCGATACACAAAGCTCTGGTAAgcattaaagacatttttcataCTTGAGATTTGGCTTTTCTATCGTGGAAAAGTATTCAAATGCCTAACCTGTTACTACTCTCTCTTAATAAACTGATAAACAGATCTGGAAACATTAAGAGAACCCTGCAACAgtaaaatttacatttttgttttactatAAACAACAATTCTCCCAACTTCCAATTCAAATATCCTCATTTGGATCTATCACAGCTAGTTAAGATTAAAAAAGGTGCCATATTTTTCAGTCTAATGGAATGGGAAACACGTTCATATTAATTTTTAGATGACAGAATATGGATGTTTTCCCTGAGGGAGAGCTCAGAAGTTAATACTTGGTGGAATAACTCTGATGTTTAACTGCAGCTTCCATGCTTCTTGGCATGCTCTCCACCTGTCTTTCACTTTGCTGGTGGATGACTTTATGCCACTCTTGGAGGAGCTCAGCTTTGTTCCATGGCTTGtcagataaaaaacaaatcagtacCTCAGTTCTACCTCAGTAAGTAGAAAAAGGTGTGCATGTGTTGACACTTGAAGAGAACGGCTTCCTGCATGTAGAGACATTTGGAGTGTCCTCTTAACTTTTTCCAGAGCTGTATAAGTATCTCTTCAACATGAGACTTTGAAAAGTGTGGTTTAGAGGATAGTTGCAGGCCCGGTTCTAAAAGGCTGGAAAAGGGACTCAGATTGTGTTTACTACATCGTGATCTGATGGTTATGACAGGTGCATGTGACCCGTCTGTTCACAGGGGACAACATGCAGGACCCATGACACCTATGCTATTTTCCATTGCTGTTGCCGGTCGCTGAagctgctccccccccccccctttatttGTAGCAGTGCAGGTTCAATGTGACTCAAACACTGACCATGTCTGGCCTCAGTGTTTGTCATTAAGGTGTGAGAATACCAAAAAGGAGAATCCATGCTAAAGGAGAACGAGCAGGACTAGAGGTGACAGGAGAAGAGATGCAGGTGGAGTGACTCTTCATGCACACTGAGTGGTAAGCAAACAGATATCACAAGACAATGATTTATGTTAGTTATGATAGCTCAGACAAAGTGCTGATGGACCTACCAATCCACTCATCCACCCAGGCAAACGCCTGCCTGTGTCCCAGCAGCAACACATCCCGAACAACCTGTAACAGGACACAATGACGGtcaggaaaatgttcatcaAGCCACATTTCTTTTCCCCAGAGTGTCATGCCGTGacgcacgtacatgcacagttactttctaGTTCAAGATCAAACATTGCGCCTATGCGTGAACTCTGACCTTGTGTACGAACTGCTCCACACGCGTCTGCAGACCCCACACCTCAAACTTGACGGTGACCAGTTTGTACGAGCACATGATGGGATCCTGCGTGTCCCTCCAGCCCTCCTGAAGAATCCCCCGCGACGTCTTCTCCGACTTGAAATATCTCAAGTCCtgccatgaacacacacacacacattcaacataACAAtgaacacacaataaccacaaAACCCCTCGCCAATTAGCTCATGAGTCCCTGAAGTCTGTTAAAGTGAGAGTTAGTGCttcaataaacacatttcaaaataatacCATCAATCAAGTTTTATTCTCTTAGAGGCTCATAAGGATAAAAAACCTTTTCCACTGAACGTCAGAGTGTATTAAACAACATAGACGAAGAATACATCAGACACTGAAATGAAACGGTTAATCCATAGTCACCGTTTCATTCCTGCATTTCAGGCTTCTTCAACACAACTCACACCTCCACTGGTGTTAActccatcaacacacacacacacacacacacacacacacacacacacacacacacacacacacacacacacacacacacacacacacacacacacacacacacacacacacacacacacacacacacacacacacacacacacacacacacacacacacacacacacacacacacacacacacacacacacctcagagtCTTTATAGTAGCGCTCGGGGATCTCGTCGTAGGCGATGTCGACGAAACAcacctccctctcctgctccttcAGCTCTGTGTCAAAGatctaaaaacagaaagaagaggtttaaaaaaaaaagactgagtgTAGCCTCCGGCTGCTACTCAGGGAAACGTCCCCATGAGGTTAAATCGTCTAGTATTCGACTGGAACAGCTGCGTGTATGTCTGACTCTTCACTCAGCCAAACTccagaaatacatttacaactTCCCTGAAAGACCATTAGGTGGCGCTCTGAGTCTGTATAAGAATATAAATGCATCATGTGTTTAAGGCAGATAGAAGTGACGACAGCCTCGTTATCTCCCTCAGAGCTTTTTAATCATCTCCCTTTCATTCTTATTTTGCTGCTATAAATCAAGTACAGTAAACTTTAACACTGATGCATCTGTTGTCAAGCAGTCTACTGAAacaccattacacacacacacacacacacacacacacacacacacacacacacaagctgacagggaaagtctgtgtgtgcattttaagTCAGAGTTAATTTACACGGAGTGAAAAACAGAAGTCTATCTTTCTCCTCTTTGCTGCTTCATGTGGTTGTTGGTAAGTTCATGAAGGTCTTGTATGGCGGGCAGAGATACCCGGCTGGGAACATGATGTCTTGCTTCTTAATGGTTCAtttattcagtattttatatttctagGCTCTGTAACTTTTACAGATCAACTTGTACGATTGgaatgttctgtgttttattaagtACGTATGACTctctccctgcaaccaaatTCCTAAACCTGTTATTTTTAGGTCTGGAATCATACTTATTTGGATAGACGATTTTGAAAAAGGGAAATCTTTGATGTTGTAAGTAGCATTTTACTTCACAATTCAGATAAAAAatagcatctgctaagtgaattttCGGAGAAAAGCACATTTTCTGTATTACAAATCTGTTcattttcattctctctctgcagattaGTGCATCTCTTAaccttgttttctgtctctgtctccttttcttGCTCTATTTCCCGCCTCCCCTCCGAGGGTGCATTCACTCGTTTTGGCCCAAGCTCTGCCCGCACATTAAGGGCGATGTGTCGGCATGCACGTGTGCATCCAAGCAACCGGAATGGAGACCAGGGtgaagggagaaggagagagacagaggtggaggagaggaggaggtagacaATTATAAATAtaggaggtggtggaggggagcagaaagaggaaaggaaaggaggagggggaagagtgGAGGGGCTGGGAACAAGAATGGAGGATGACAGGGAGGACAGGCGATACAAAAGGAGGGGAAGATGGATTTGTGTAatcagagaagagaggaaatgcAACAAGCATGTTTGCATTAGTTTGCATAATGTTAATCCATGAGTGTGCTAATTACTCGCATGAGTCTTGGATCTGTATTGAAGGATTTTAAACAGAGATGTCAACGATCCAAAGAGGATCATGCTTCACTGAAACTGTGAAACCCTCCAGCAGGACTTTCATGAGAAactgtgtgtttcattttgaaagtcTCCAAAATCAAAAATATCTAGCAGGATCGCTGCTCACATATCAACGTAGACGACCTCAAACTCTTCATCCCCTGAGCAGCTCGGTGTCAGACACTCGAACTCGCAGCGTTCTAGTGTTTATAGCAGCATTTGCTTGTACGCTTGCTATTGCCTGTCTTCCACTGTAAAGTgtgaacaaacaacaacaacgcagCCAGAGCCTCTGAAGgctagagagagaaaataaattgtattgcACTTCATTATATTCAACGGGGAGAATAGACTCACAACTAGCTGATCTCATTCAGGAGAGAGACAATCCAACCGTTAATGGAATAAAAACGTGGACGTGAAATGTTCATATTCAAGTTACAGGAAGGACTAATTGGAAATTATTGAATGAATAGATACTAAGCATGTAACAATATCtttcaattcaataaaaaaaaaagtcacaaatatggacaatttaaatcaatgggggaaaaatatatattcagactcattttaaccagcagagggcgctattaGCTTCTGTTTTTCAACTTCAGTAGCTGAAGAAGagtgctgtctcaccctaacgacaggctgagagctggagctgaggcgggttttaagtcttcttgacaaaccgttacaccgcgcccacctgtcaatcaggtcagctacacgccttattgtgaataactcttatccttcatcaaatcaaaacggaagAGTTTCTTCTGCTGACTTTTTCTGATCTGTGTTCCTTATTGCATACTTCTTCACCAGGTTTGAATGAATGATGCTTTCCATGTACCTTAGATCACGGAGCTGGGAATGACATCACAATTGGGTAACCACGTTCTAGTTGCAAGTCTGACATGCAACGTGGACGCCCAGGgcagtacctttgttttgttagctaatacccgacaataacaacacactaccTGTTAATTAACAAgtgaaaataacatgacaacatgtccacagatagaaccTGCACCATACTGTCATGTGACTAAGTTGCTAACAAACACAATAGTTACAGCTTAACcgttactgttgatgcacgtagcagccatgttggattttaactggGACTGCTGAAGTTGTTCTGAGTCAGAAATCGGACTTCGggggggcgttcctgatgacggATCAGACCAGTAGCTTCTGGGATCAAATGGAAAGCACCATAATATACTTCATATATTGCTTTAtagagttattattattatcaacacATATGAACGGCTGTAAACAAGTGATggtgaaaatgtaaacagtgctttgataaaaaatacgaccaaagaagaagagcaaACGAGGGAAGCGGATTGTCTTCTCCTTCTGCCTGATGGGAAGTCCGAAGCTCCGTGGAGACATTACAAGAGTAACATTAGCCTCAGGACACCTTTAAATcttaatgtgtgagtgtgtgtatatgtggcaGCACatatacatatgtgtgtgtgtgtgtgtgtgtgtgtgtgtgtgtgtgtgtgtgtgtgtgtgtgtgtgtgtgtgtgtgtgtgtgtgtgtaacatgggACAGTCCTGTGGCACTCTACATGTCATGTACTGTTACTGCAGCCTCCACTCAAACTGTCTgatcacacacccacacagccaTGATTTCctgcttcacttcacttcacttcccccttccctccttccttcttccctctcttctttgTGGATCTCTTCCTTGTTGTTCTGTTTGCTCTTTCTTTCAGGTTTAAACAGTGCTTAGACACGCTGAGTGGACGGAGGTGTTGTGCATTATTAGAATCCACGAGGGCGAACACGCTGGAGACGATGGTCGTTGTAAATGATGTTCAGAACAAAGCAGCACACGGCCGCATGCGTACGGCGTTACAGCATCCTTCAAAGCACGTAACCCACTCATGACTTGTTTACACAATGTCATAAAACATGCAGAGCTTTTGTCCTAAAGATGTTACACAAAGTCGTGCAGCTGCATCATCCAATCCTCCACTTGgttgcgcgtgtgtgtgtgtgtgtgtgtgtgtgtgtgtgtgtgtgtgtgtgtgtgtgtgtgtgtgtgtgtgtgtgtttctgctcataTACACACACCGTCTggtgttcaaacacacactgaacacatttCATACCACAGTGCTGTcatttgtgtatgtttttaaagataACGTGTGTGTGCTGCGGGTGCTTTATGTTGATTTATGATGTGATGCCTTGTTTCGTCAAAGCGAATAAGCATCAATCTCAAACATCCCTTCTGGTTTAACGCACTCCGACAGCCCGTCCATTTCTGTCAGCTTCTTCAGTTATGAGTCctcataaacaaacatgaaaacatcagaCACGTGAGCAAACTTCTCCTCTCTCATACAATCACTTCATCACCGACAGTTTGAAGCCAAATAGGAACTCACAGTCAAATTAATGAGCTGGTCGTTCGCCATGATACATTTCAGACCATTAATCCGCCGCACACTCCCTTTGCATTCCTCTTCCTCACTGTCCGGGCCGTGGCAGCATCTCATTCGATGACTAATGTCCCCATAAAGCGCAGAGTGTTGTGAAATATAGAGGGAAGGAAAGTGAGCAGGCCAAAAAGCCCCAATGAAATTAGCTGTCCAAAAAGTGGAGCCGTTTCTGGCAGCCTCTCAAGGCACATTGTATGCTTGGCGTTGTGAAGCGATGGGATTGCAGGGGAGGGTTAGCGAGCTGCCAGATCTGCCCGCATGGTTTAACTCGTGTTATTCACAGAGGTCTTGTTTTCAGCCATATGTCTGTTATGAGATATCTTGTGTTTAAATAGGCTTAATTTGCTGCACAGATTTCTGTATACAAAAGAACAGAAGACAGGCGGCAGAGTGTTCATGGTGTGCAGAGGGATTCATACGAGAGGCTGAATGATTAATAGACTGGGACTCTGGGCTGATATAAGCCAAACGCAGAAAAACTGATACCCGACTGCAGAACCCGTCGGATACCGTTTGACTGGGAGTTAGCCTCTTGAGGGTTAACAAAGAAGAAGTCTGGGCTCTCGGTGTAGCAAGTGGATATTCAAATAACTGATCGTATCCGTGCAAAGGCCGCCTTCTCATCGTGCTGTTCAGCAacctgagacacagagagggagctggaggagaaacacgAGATCCTCAGCCTGATTTCTCTTTGCTTCCTTTTGCAGATATCTGTTCATGAAGAGGAGTCAGTGCGTGAAGGGGTCACACTTTTTGCAAATCAGTCAGACCGCTTTGCTCTCCACTTTGATGATCAAAGACCAAAGTCTGCTCAGAAAGGACTGTTTACAGAGCAGGGCACAGTTCATTAGAAATGTAATTATAAGAGGTCAAATTAACTTATAGATTAACtggtttataataaaaaaaaacaacaaaaacatcagcttaTTCCTGCCAATAGTTTCAAGTTCTTCAAACTGGGCAGGGCAGATTGCAGGCACAATCAGGAAGAAAAGTCGTGGAGTCATCGGCTCATGGCACAAAATACTGAACATGCCAGAAATTACAAAACatcgacaaaaacggctcctccttacctaaactctataatccaggtctacactccctccctgaaaggcgtctgatcgaaaccttcacaacagggtcctaagtctctaactagactcttctcctctatcgcccccccggtggtggaatgaacatccaaactccattcgatctgcagagtccctctgtacctttaagaaaaagctaaagacccagctctttcatgaatacctactaacttaatgatgatgatgacgatggtctcgatattattgatgatgatgatggtaatgatgatggttttgtttgataatgatgggtttttttttattatttatttttgggctttttgtgcctctaatggagagataggacagtggatagagctggaaatcagggagaaagagcagggaatgacatgcgagaaaggagccacaggctggattcgaacctgggccgccagcttggaggactacagcctccatacatggggcgcgcacactaaccactgcgccaccagctccccgataacaatgtttttaagatggtttctacaCTGATTAGAGCTCCCAAGAACTGCCATCAATATCGtactttgcctctggtcacttcctgccagcacctctggtcacttcctgtcagcactcggactcaaag
This window of the Labrus mixtus chromosome 2, fLabMix1.1, whole genome shotgun sequence genome carries:
- the LOC132994413 gene encoding cytoplasmic phosphatidylinositol transfer protein 1-like isoform X1 — protein: MLLKEYRICMPLTVEEYRIGQLYMISKHSHEQSDRGEGVEVVQNEPFEDPAHGQGQFTEKRVYLNSKLPSWARAVVPKIFYVTEKAWNYYPYTITGEECSFLPKFSIHIETKYEDNKGCNDNIFDTELKEQEREVCFVDIAYDEIPERYYKDSEDLRYFKSEKTSRGILQEGWRDTQDPIMCSYKLVTVKFEVWGLQTRVEQFVHKVVRDVLLLGHRQAFAWVDEWIDMTMDEVREFERTIQEATNQKIGMFPPSISISETPLSSCALTGPASAPTTPMCTDAPESLSVPKDRPRKKSAPETLTLPDPAKSGVPQSSKLSPLPDSNHLQSSPTPSSNSDLTEMDEQ
- the LOC132994413 gene encoding cytoplasmic phosphatidylinositol transfer protein 1-like isoform X2 — translated: MIYGIRYVTANEILLFEVLPLTVFLSVSSRPHLCVTQTPRPTEYTCSFLPKFSIHIETKYEDNKGCNDNIFDTELKEQEREVCFVDIAYDEIPERYYKDSEDLRYFKSEKTSRGILQEGWRDTQDPIMCSYKLVTVKFEVWGLQTRVEQFVHKVVRDVLLLGHRQAFAWVDEWIDMTMDEVREFERTIQEATNQKIGMFPPSISISETPLSSCALTGPASAPTTPMCTDAPESLSVPKDRPRKKSAPETLTLPDPAKSGVPQSSKLSPLPDSNHLQSSPTPSSNSDLTEMDEQ
- the LOC132994413 gene encoding cytoplasmic phosphatidylinositol transfer protein 1-like isoform X3 — protein: MLLKEYRICMPLTVEEYRIGQLYMISKHSHEQSDRGEGVEVVQNEPFEDPAHGQGQFTEKRVYLNSKLPSWARAVVPKIFYVTEKAWNYYPYTITGEECSFLPKFSIHIETKYEDNKGCNDNIFDTELKEQEREVCFVDIAYDEIPERYYKDSEDLRYFKSEKTSRGILQEGWRDTQDPIMCSYKLVTVKFEVWGLQTRVEQFVHKVVRDVLLLGHRQAFAWVDEWIDMTLDDVRDYEKQMHEKTNIKVCHEQQEHSTTNPSSLDDIEIHDKAST